In one window of Methanolobus mangrovi DNA:
- the hmgA gene encoding hydroxymethylglutaryl-CoA reductase (NADPH): MTSRNDLSREKKELLEDVISGKVSFHKLDSMTDKKTAVMLRRFALEDGMDFNFDHIQNFSIDVEDASKRNIENMVGAIQIPLGIASSLKVNGEFAEGTFQIPLATTEGALVASVNRGCSVITKSGGANVRIFRDLMTRAPVFRLENVIRSKEFADWLQDPDVLSRMKAKASETTRFGELVDVQVFVTGNTVHVRFSYDTKDAMGMNMVTIATDAVLSLIKDEFGAIPVSLSGNMCTDKKPAAINSILGRGKTVVADVTIPAKLVEERLKCKPETMVEVNYRKNLLGSARAGSLGYNAHAANIIAAMYLACGQDPAHVVEGSSAITTMELAPYGDLYCSVTLPAMAIGTVGGGTNLGPQSDCLRLLGVKGSGNPPGSNSKKLAEIIACAVLAGELSLIGAQAAGHLARAHAELGR; this comes from the coding sequence ATGACATCAAGAAATGATCTTAGCAGAGAAAAAAAAGAGCTTCTGGAGGATGTAATTTCCGGAAAAGTCTCATTTCATAAGCTTGACAGTATGACGGACAAGAAAACTGCTGTCATGTTAAGGAGATTTGCACTCGAGGATGGTATGGATTTCAATTTTGATCACATACAGAACTTCTCAATAGATGTCGAAGATGCAAGCAAACGAAATATAGAGAATATGGTCGGAGCTATCCAGATTCCTCTTGGGATAGCTTCCTCGTTGAAAGTAAACGGTGAATTTGCGGAAGGTACGTTCCAGATACCGCTGGCTACAACAGAAGGTGCTCTTGTTGCCAGTGTTAACCGGGGCTGTTCCGTTATCACAAAGTCCGGTGGTGCAAATGTTCGCATATTCCGTGATCTTATGACAAGGGCTCCTGTCTTCAGACTGGAGAATGTGATAAGGTCTAAAGAGTTTGCAGACTGGTTGCAGGACCCTGATGTTCTCTCTCGTATGAAAGCCAAAGCATCTGAAACCACACGATTTGGTGAGCTTGTGGATGTTCAGGTATTTGTTACGGGTAATACTGTACATGTTCGTTTTTCCTATGATACGAAAGATGCTATGGGGATGAACATGGTGACTATTGCAACAGATGCGGTTCTAAGTCTTATAAAGGATGAATTCGGTGCAATCCCTGTCTCTCTTTCCGGTAATATGTGCACTGATAAGAAGCCGGCTGCAATAAACTCTATACTTGGAAGAGGTAAGACAGTCGTTGCGGATGTTACGATACCTGCAAAACTTGTAGAGGAACGTCTCAAGTGCAAACCCGAGACAATGGTTGAAGTGAATTATCGCAAAAATTTACTTGGTTCTGCACGGGCAGGGTCCCTTGGATACAATGCACATGCTGCAAACATCATAGCTGCAATGTACCTTGCCTGTGGTCAGGATCCTGCTCATGTTGTTGAAGGGAGCAGTGCCATAACTACAATGGAACTGGCTCCGTATGGTGATCTATATTGTTCTGTCACTCTTCCTGCAATGGCCATAGGTACTGTTGGTGGTGGCACGAATCTGGGTCCGCAGAGTGACTGTCTGAGATTGCTGGGTGTAAAAGGCTCCGGGAATCCTCCGGGTTCCAATTCAAAAAAGCTGGCTGAGATAATCGCCTGTGCAGTCCTTGCCGGTGAACTCTCCTTGATAGGTGCACAAGCCGCAGGGCATCTTGCAAGAGCTCATGCAGAACTTGGAAGATAA
- a CDS encoding ABC transporter permease, protein MDIVYTIWLRNVKRYLRSKSRMVGSLGMPMFLLLVLGFGLNSVVAIPGMEQGYIGFIMPGIISMSVLFTSVFAGIQIIWDKQFGFLKETLVAPVSRLEIMLGQTFGGATTAVIQGFIILVLSLFMGLDISSISGFAIAVIFMLLIGISFTAFGIAIASRMEDMHGFQLIMNFVIFPIFGLSGALFPIDSLPGWVRYLTLLDPLTYGVEGIRYGLLGSSQIDPGISFVVLSGFTILMVILGSYLFRKISV, encoded by the coding sequence ATGGACATAGTTTACACAATCTGGTTAAGGAATGTGAAACGTTATCTTCGTTCAAAAAGCAGGATGGTAGGTAGTCTGGGTATGCCCATGTTCCTTCTGCTTGTCCTTGGATTTGGCCTGAACTCCGTGGTTGCTATTCCGGGTATGGAGCAGGGATACATTGGTTTCATAATGCCCGGGATCATTTCCATGAGTGTTCTTTTCACTTCAGTGTTTGCAGGCATACAGATAATATGGGACAAACAGTTCGGATTCCTGAAAGAGACACTTGTAGCTCCGGTATCTCGGCTAGAGATCATGCTTGGGCAGACCTTCGGAGGCGCTACCACTGCTGTTATACAGGGATTCATAATATTAGTCCTGTCATTATTCATGGGTCTTGATATCAGCAGCATTTCAGGATTTGCAATAGCTGTCATCTTCATGTTACTCATTGGAATTTCCTTTACAGCATTTGGAATTGCCATTGCTTCAAGAATGGAGGATATGCATGGTTTCCAGCTCATAATGAACTTCGTTATCTTCCCGATATTCGGATTGTCAGGCGCCCTGTTTCCTATTGACAGCCTGCCGGGCTGGGTTCGGTACCTTACACTACTGGACCCTCTTACATACGGGGTTGAAGGTATCAGGTATGGTCTTCTTGGTAGTTCCCAGATAGACCCTGGCATAAGTTTTGTAGTTCTTTCAGGATTTACTATTTTGATGGTAATACTGGGTTCATACCTGTTCAGGAAAATAAGTGTCTGA
- a CDS encoding FKBP-type peptidyl-prolyl cis-trans isomerase, giving the protein MKKILLFILVSCVLFVSGCNDSDNSQKVEAGDYISVNYTGSLEDGTVFDTSIEEIAIEENIYNPYRNYEPLPFVAGAGQMIKGFDDAVIGMGIGEEKTVTIPPEEAYGAYCPELLIPVPAEDFESANITPIIGQKVTYQNQVVTIANISEENVTLDCNHNLAGETLIFTIELVSIEKA; this is encoded by the coding sequence TTGAAAAAAATACTATTATTCATTCTAGTGTCTTGTGTTCTGTTTGTCAGCGGCTGTAATGATTCTGATAATTCACAAAAAGTTGAGGCAGGGGATTATATTTCTGTCAATTATACCGGAAGTCTGGAAGATGGGACTGTGTTCGACACTTCCATTGAAGAAATTGCAATAGAAGAAAATATTTACAATCCTTATAGAAATTATGAACCATTACCCTTTGTAGCGGGTGCAGGCCAGATGATAAAAGGGTTTGATGATGCTGTAATTGGTATGGGGATTGGTGAGGAAAAAACAGTTACTATACCTCCTGAAGAGGCTTATGGTGCATATTGTCCTGAATTATTGATTCCTGTACCTGCAGAAGATTTCGAATCTGCCAATATAACACCGATCATAGGTCAGAAAGTAACTTATCAAAATCAGGTAGTGACAATTGCCAATATATCTGAGGAAAATGTCACTCTTGATTGTAATCATAATCTCGCAGGAGAGACTTTGATATTTACTATAGAATTGGTTTCAATAGAAAAAGCCTGA
- a CDS encoding transcriptional regulator encodes MRNKKPSGMSEKEYEIVELLRKLDMNRTVALTLACLSSGEEITSREIEKNSNLRQPEVSIAMRYLKDNNWVDIREEKKTEGKGRPVKLYRLVTPLDEIVRNIEQKILLESRYVLNNIEKLKRLA; translated from the coding sequence ATGAGAAATAAAAAACCCAGTGGCATGAGTGAAAAAGAATATGAGATCGTAGAACTGCTCAGGAAATTAGATATGAACAGAACTGTAGCTTTAACTCTCGCCTGCCTATCCAGCGGAGAAGAAATCACTTCGCGTGAGATTGAGAAGAATTCTAACCTCAGACAACCTGAAGTTAGTATTGCAATGAGATACCTTAAAGACAATAACTGGGTAGACATAAGAGAAGAAAAGAAAACAGAAGGTAAAGGCAGACCGGTTAAACTCTACAGACTTGTCACTCCTCTTGATGAAATCGTCCGGAATATAGAGCAAAAAATCCTTCTTGAAAGCAGATACGTGCTTAATAATATTGAAAAGCTGAAAAGACTTGCATAA
- a CDS encoding DUF5591 domain-containing protein — MTIIPEDERSSLPLDTDEIIYHPDMIRANEWVLSEYEPPVRDFCIFVPCAKKKPYHESPSHKIFDKVIFELLEPEDVHIVVFGTCGITPRELDTEYPFMDYQFMLGKCNVAKIKRDFIKMESQRLSQYLEKTRDNYKHRIAYCIGDFRKAMELAVEMSGVEVTIVPKEETVNEHVQLGKKFIYGSLNQASYLQDFSNSISSIVGKDAQKAACDDDNGKTNDNDWYLY, encoded by the coding sequence TTGACAATAATACCTGAAGATGAACGTTCAAGTCTCCCGCTTGATACGGATGAGATAATATACCATCCTGATATGATACGTGCAAATGAGTGGGTACTTTCTGAATATGAACCACCAGTCCGGGATTTCTGCATATTTGTTCCCTGCGCTAAGAAAAAACCATATCATGAGAGTCCTTCGCATAAGATATTCGATAAAGTGATCTTTGAACTGCTTGAGCCTGAGGATGTGCATATCGTTGTTTTCGGAACATGCGGAATCACTCCCAGGGAGCTTGATACGGAATATCCCTTCATGGATTATCAATTCATGCTTGGAAAATGCAATGTGGCAAAGATCAAAAGGGATTTCATCAAAATGGAAAGCCAGAGGTTATCACAATATCTTGAAAAGACGCGTGATAACTACAAGCATCGAATTGCTTATTGCATAGGTGATTTCAGGAAAGCTATGGAGCTTGCAGTTGAAATGTCTGGTGTTGAAGTAACAATAGTTCCGAAAGAAGAAACTGTAAATGAGCATGTTCAACTTGGAAAGAAGTTCATCTATGGAAGTCTAAACCAGGCAAGTTACCTTCAGGACTTTTCAAATTCAATCTCATCCATTGTCGGAAAAGATGCACAAAAAGCTGCTTGCGATGATGATAATGGAAAGACCAATGACAATGATTGGTATTTATATTAA
- a CDS encoding RAD55 family ATPase gives MTDADPSMRVNSGISGLDEMLRGGFFEGTANVVSGKSGTGKTIFGTQFLVEGAKKGEKVMCIITSEESKSIVKEMKTSFNWNLEEYVNQGLLTFVDITDPSLRLQKSVEIAPSELIKSFKKLVESKIEDIQPTRIFIDSIEALFLAIESNYKLRTLIDDVFSVFRKHNVTSVITVGSMFGLDEMVEYGADSVIKLDRIITGNNLQRSIYIMKMRGSGTINEVRVLNISDNGISVLAQSPYLE, from the coding sequence ATGACAGATGCTGACCCATCAATGAGAGTGAATTCCGGAATCTCCGGACTGGATGAAATGTTACGTGGAGGATTCTTCGAAGGAACTGCAAATGTCGTATCAGGTAAGTCTGGTACAGGTAAAACGATATTTGGAACACAATTTCTCGTTGAGGGAGCAAAGAAAGGCGAGAAAGTAATGTGTATCATCACCTCTGAGGAATCAAAATCCATCGTAAAGGAAATGAAAACTTCCTTTAACTGGAACCTTGAGGAATATGTCAATCAGGGTCTGCTTACCTTCGTTGATATCACTGACCCAAGTCTGCGTCTTCAGAAAAGCGTTGAGATAGCACCATCAGAACTTATCAAGAGTTTCAAGAAACTGGTTGAAAGCAAAATTGAGGACATACAGCCAACCCGTATCTTTATAGATTCAATTGAAGCACTTTTCCTTGCTATCGAATCAAACTATAAATTAAGAACACTGATCGATGATGTTTTCAGCGTGTTCCGTAAGCATAATGTGACTTCTGTAATAACAGTGGGGTCAATGTTCGGGCTTGATGAAATGGTAGAATATGGTGCAGATTCAGTTATCAAACTTGACCGCATAATTACCGGAAATAACCTACAGCGTTCAATTTACATAATGAAGATGAGAGGATCCGGCACTATCAATGAAGTTCGTGTACTTAACATTTCAGACAATGGTATATCAGTACTCGCACAATCACCATACCTCGAGTAA
- a CDS encoding PAS domain-containing sensor histidine kinase: MQRLLLLDSNKEKDSELGSKIKEMGYPFSSILVSGQGNFDNTSIKKTDIIFYSYDEVEFDTVFNDLSNLLADSLVIFVVGNCSTALFDSMARFSNSWYLKEPFDKNELDFIVRMASAEGSLHEGTAVCEFESMEHKLEEQKKLVNVAFDQAPVLMMIINNHFRVEMINAIGLEIIGKDPGDLLGLAGGDIFSCVNSFRGEGCGNTPECAVCFIRTIVAETFRTGEDYHKIEGSMGILRNGVVSNHDFLISTAYLNLEDEKKIILYMDDITERKRAEKTLKESEERFQVLYENMPGGTIIIGTDYVIEDVNQRTCEITGYRKEELLGQLCDIVCPKGSLSKKCPIWIDGLEGFQGMDTAIKCKDGSKTPILKNAKKIFIEGQQYILENFQDISERKEAEEAILTSKITAEEANRTKSEFLATMSHELRTPLNAVIGYSDLLLDDAFGMLNSQQKRSIGHISQSGKHLLKLINDILDISKVESGKMELHYEEFYIREMLTTVLNIISPLARKKSMEFEISIVPDKLLINADKVRFKQILFNLVSNAVKFTQDGGHVLLKAYQKDNMAVISVIDTGIGISSGDIAKLFLPFQQIDSTISRKYDGTGLGLSLARRFVEMHGGEMSVESELGKGSNFTFRIPIGVITN, translated from the coding sequence ATGCAAAGATTACTGTTGCTCGATTCTAATAAGGAAAAGGATTCTGAACTTGGATCCAAAATTAAAGAAATGGGGTATCCATTCTCTTCGATATTAGTTTCCGGTCAGGGAAATTTTGATAACACATCCATCAAAAAAACAGATATCATTTTTTATTCATATGATGAAGTAGAGTTTGATACGGTCTTCAATGATCTTTCTAATCTACTGGCAGATAGTCTTGTTATTTTTGTAGTTGGAAATTGCAGCACGGCTTTATTTGACAGTATGGCCCGGTTCAGTAACTCCTGGTATCTCAAGGAACCTTTTGATAAAAATGAACTTGATTTCATTGTCCGTATGGCATCTGCTGAGGGTAGTTTGCATGAAGGAACGGCTGTCTGTGAATTTGAAAGCATGGAGCATAAACTGGAAGAGCAAAAAAAACTGGTCAATGTAGCCTTTGATCAGGCTCCTGTGCTTATGATGATAATTAATAATCATTTCCGGGTGGAAATGATCAATGCAATTGGACTTGAGATAATAGGAAAAGACCCTGGCGACCTTCTTGGATTGGCAGGAGGGGATATTTTCTCATGTGTCAATTCATTCAGGGGTGAAGGATGTGGCAACACTCCCGAATGTGCAGTATGCTTCATCCGTACTATCGTCGCTGAGACTTTCAGAACGGGTGAGGATTATCACAAGATTGAAGGAAGCATGGGAATCCTGAGAAATGGTGTTGTTTCAAATCATGATTTCCTGATATCTACTGCATATTTGAACTTGGAAGACGAAAAGAAGATCATTCTCTATATGGATGATATCACAGAACGTAAAAGGGCTGAAAAGACCTTAAAGGAAAGTGAGGAGCGTTTCCAGGTCTTGTATGAGAATATGCCGGGTGGAACGATAATCATCGGAACAGATTATGTTATCGAGGATGTGAACCAGCGTACATGTGAGATTACTGGCTACAGGAAAGAAGAGCTTTTGGGTCAGTTATGCGACATTGTTTGTCCCAAAGGTTCACTATCAAAAAAATGTCCCATATGGATCGATGGTCTTGAGGGATTTCAGGGAATGGATACCGCTATCAAATGCAAGGATGGCAGTAAGACTCCTATATTAAAGAATGCAAAGAAGATCTTTATCGAAGGGCAGCAATATATTCTGGAGAATTTCCAGGATATATCCGAAAGAAAAGAAGCAGAAGAGGCTATACTCACTTCAAAGATCACTGCTGAGGAAGCAAACAGGACCAAGAGTGAGTTTCTTGCAACTATGAGCCATGAACTTCGTACGCCTCTGAATGCTGTGATCGGTTATTCTGATCTTTTGCTTGACGATGCCTTTGGCATGCTCAATTCACAGCAGAAAAGGTCGATAGGTCATATTTCTCAAAGTGGGAAGCATCTTCTAAAACTGATAAATGATATTCTTGATATCTCAAAAGTTGAATCCGGGAAAATGGAACTACACTACGAGGAATTTTATATTCGCGAAATGTTAACCACTGTGTTGAATATTATTTCCCCGCTTGCAAGGAAAAAGAGCATGGAATTTGAGATATCCATTGTTCCTGATAAATTATTGATAAACGCTGATAAGGTTCGTTTCAAACAAATATTGTTCAATCTTGTCAGCAATGCAGTGAAGTTCACTCAGGATGGCGGCCATGTTCTGTTAAAAGCATATCAAAAAGATAATATGGCAGTGATCTCGGTCATAGATACGGGTATAGGTATCTCATCTGGTGATATTGCTAAACTATTCCTTCCTTTCCAGCAGATAGATTCCACAATTTCAAGAAAATATGATGGCACGGGTCTTGGACTATCGCTTGCGAGAAGGTTCGTTGAAATGCACGGCGGTGAGATGTCTGTTGAAAGCGAATTAGGAAAAGGCAGTAACTTTACTTTCAGAATCCCTATTGGTGTGATAACAAACTGA
- a CDS encoding NDP-sugar synthase, whose translation MKACIMCGGEGTRLRPLTFARPKPSIPILNKPSVVHLIEHLSKEGFNDIVITLGYMAEKIEEELGDGRIFGVHIDYVYEKDKLGTAGGVKNAEEYLRDSPFIVLGGDHVLNLNLREMFRFHEMTDALVTIGLLSIDDPREFGIADMNVNNRINRFLEKPGPGEIFSNLASTGIYVCDPEIFDWIPSNKKYDFAKDLFPDILAKKRKINGILARGKWTDVGSPQAYRQAQRWMLESLPGTTIEGHFKTQDARIKGPVSFGHNVSVGSNSAIVGPIVIGENTTIGDNVLIGPYTAIGSNCVINNDSRILSSYIFNDITIGRNSNVSGSTIDNGTKVGNNCSLENGTVIGPNVIIESDVTVHSNVRIWPEVLIPSKSKVKEDIFNDAYM comes from the coding sequence ATGAAAGCCTGTATAATGTGTGGCGGGGAAGGTACCAGGTTACGTCCATTGACATTTGCTCGACCAAAACCAAGTATTCCTATTTTGAATAAACCTTCAGTTGTTCACCTGATCGAACACCTGTCAAAGGAAGGTTTCAATGATATCGTTATCACTTTGGGATATATGGCTGAGAAGATCGAAGAGGAACTTGGGGATGGGCGCATATTCGGAGTTCATATTGATTATGTCTACGAAAAGGATAAACTGGGCACAGCCGGTGGTGTGAAGAACGCTGAAGAATATTTGCGTGACAGTCCATTCATAGTACTCGGTGGAGATCATGTATTGAACCTGAATCTCAGGGAAATGTTCAGGTTCCATGAAATGACAGATGCTCTTGTAACGATAGGGCTTCTATCTATTGATGATCCTCGTGAGTTTGGTATTGCTGATATGAATGTTAACAACAGGATAAATCGTTTTCTTGAAAAACCCGGTCCCGGTGAGATTTTCAGTAATCTTGCAAGTACTGGAATATATGTATGTGATCCTGAGATATTCGACTGGATACCTTCAAACAAGAAATATGATTTTGCAAAAGATCTTTTCCCGGACATACTTGCCAAAAAAAGAAAGATAAATGGTATCCTTGCAAGAGGTAAATGGACTGATGTGGGAAGTCCTCAGGCATACAGGCAGGCTCAGCGTTGGATGCTTGAATCCTTACCTGGCACTACTATCGAAGGTCATTTCAAGACGCAGGATGCTCGTATTAAAGGTCCTGTTTCTTTTGGTCACAACGTTTCTGTTGGTTCTAACTCTGCAATTGTTGGCCCTATAGTCATTGGTGAGAACACGACAATAGGGGATAATGTTCTGATTGGTCCTTATACGGCCATAGGTTCAAACTGCGTAATCAATAATGATTCAAGAATTCTGTCATCCTATATATTCAATGATATTACCATCGGTAGAAATTCAAATGTATCCGGGTCTACAATTGATAATGGTACAAAAGTGGGCAATAATTGCAGCCTTGAAAATGGTACTGTCATCGGTCCAAATGTTATCATTGAAAGCGATGTTACGGTTCATTCGAACGTGAGGATATGGCCCGAGGTATTGATCCCGTCTAAGTCTAAAGTGAAAGAAGACATCTTCAATGATGCCTATATGTAG
- a CDS encoding 3-isopropylmalate dehydratase large subunit, which translates to MSEKIFSRASGKKAKANDFVMADIDFAMAHDGTSVLAVRAFREMEEERVWNPEKIVIPFDHLTPANTDTTAALQHDIRGWIKDQGIKNFYDIGEGICHQLLPENGFALPGKLVVGADSHSCTYGAFGAFGTGVGATDMAEIFASGKLWFKVPESIKITAEGKFNKGIYAKDLTLKIIGTLGIAGATYKAAEFYGSTIESLSISGRMTLCNMAIEMGAKTGIVPPDSTTFDFLKDIAVEDYEPVYADEDAAYSKEYDFDTNELEPQIAIPHQVDNVSDISDIKPTKLDQAFIGTCTNGRLEDLEVAASILKGEKVAIRTIVVPASRNVLIEAIRKGTIETLLEAGVTIGSPGCGPCLGGHMGVIGKGEVCISTANRNFKGRMGTGGYIYLASPATAAASALTGEITDPREI; encoded by the coding sequence ATAAGCGAAAAAATATTCAGCCGCGCATCAGGAAAAAAAGCGAAGGCTAACGATTTTGTAATGGCAGACATAGATTTTGCCATGGCCCATGATGGCACAAGTGTCCTTGCTGTAAGAGCTTTCAGGGAGATGGAAGAAGAAAGAGTATGGAACCCTGAAAAAATAGTAATCCCATTCGATCACCTGACACCTGCAAATACAGACACCACTGCTGCATTACAACACGATATCAGAGGATGGATAAAAGACCAGGGCATCAAGAACTTCTATGACATAGGCGAAGGTATATGCCACCAACTGCTCCCTGAGAACGGATTCGCACTGCCGGGAAAACTAGTTGTCGGAGCTGATTCACATTCCTGCACCTACGGAGCATTCGGAGCGTTTGGTACCGGAGTCGGAGCAACTGATATGGCGGAGATCTTCGCATCCGGCAAACTCTGGTTCAAAGTACCGGAAAGTATCAAGATAACTGCTGAAGGCAAATTCAACAAAGGAATTTACGCAAAAGACCTGACACTCAAGATAATAGGTACGCTTGGAATTGCCGGTGCAACATACAAGGCTGCTGAATTCTACGGAAGCACAATAGAATCCCTTTCCATATCAGGCAGAATGACCCTTTGTAACATGGCAATTGAAATGGGAGCAAAGACAGGCATAGTTCCCCCTGACAGCACGACCTTTGATTTCCTTAAGGATATTGCAGTCGAGGACTATGAGCCCGTATACGCTGATGAGGATGCAGCGTATTCAAAAGAATACGATTTTGATACAAATGAGCTTGAACCACAGATAGCCATCCCTCACCAGGTAGACAATGTCAGTGACATATCTGATATCAAGCCCACAAAGCTTGATCAGGCATTCATAGGAACCTGTACGAACGGCAGGCTGGAAGATCTTGAAGTTGCCGCATCCATCCTCAAAGGAGAAAAGGTTGCCATCAGGACTATTGTAGTACCTGCATCCCGCAATGTTCTAATAGAGGCCATCAGGAAAGGTACAATAGAAACTCTCCTTGAAGCAGGAGTTACAATAGGTTCACCGGGATGCGGACCTTGTCTTGGAGGGCACATGGGAGTTATCGGTAAAGGTGAAGTATGCATTTCAACGGCCAACCGTAACTTTAAGGGAAGAATGGGTACTGGCGGTTACATCTACCTTGCATCACCTGCAACTGCAGCTGCTTCTGCACTTACAGGAGAAATCACCGACCCTCGTGAAATTTAA
- a CDS encoding OB-fold nucleic acid binding domain-containing protein, which produces MEKEEKIVVILLCMALLSLTIAYASFYSGDDGSSIGEFSSSSLPGEDVRLEGDVLSKSFTYTGGHLLMDIDYGSGVVKVFVPSNNGANDIDSQINENDHVLITGIVDEYGGDLEVVVQSSGDVDLLK; this is translated from the coding sequence ATGGAAAAAGAAGAAAAGATCGTTGTGATTCTTCTGTGCATGGCTTTGCTGTCACTAACGATAGCTTATGCCAGCTTTTATTCTGGAGATGATGGCAGTAGCATAGGGGAGTTTAGCTCTTCTTCTCTGCCTGGTGAAGATGTCCGGCTTGAGGGGGATGTACTTTCAAAGAGTTTTACTTACACTGGTGGTCACCTTTTAATGGATATTGATTATGGTTCTGGGGTAGTCAAGGTCTTTGTACCTTCCAATAATGGTGCAAACGATATAGATTCGCAGATAAATGAGAATGACCATGTACTTATCACTGGCATTGTGGATGAGTACGGAGGAGATCTTGAAGTGGTAGTTCAAAGCAGTGGCGATGTCGATCTTTTGAAATAG
- a CDS encoding cohesin domain-containing protein translates to MFRSTIRIATYAVFVAFCFIILSGVATAATSVSILPSSQTVVTGEDFTLQVYIEPDTAIYGLQLDLSYDNSLVTINSIEEGNFFASSNSPVMFNSGNIDESTGTVSQIYGALIMGDGIINEGIFCTINLEAKSDYGPCQLRITDFVLGDEQGKELPVTTFDSIISITDSSGTFKEINDNNKDADESELNIIPAQDDDIESLNSEQNSINYENEEMMLASTPDQAEDDIIEAKEPGFDNSKISNWITLIMIAIAFLGIAYFLDRKK, encoded by the coding sequence ATGTTCAGATCAACTATACGGATTGCGACATATGCAGTATTTGTCGCATTCTGCTTCATTATCCTCTCAGGCGTAGCAACTGCAGCCACAAGTGTGAGTATACTACCATCCTCACAGACAGTAGTAACTGGAGAGGACTTTACGCTACAGGTTTATATTGAGCCGGATACGGCGATTTACGGTTTACAACTTGATCTGAGTTATGATAATTCGCTTGTAACCATTAATAGCATTGAGGAAGGTAACTTTTTTGCAAGCAGCAATTCACCGGTGATGTTTAACTCCGGAAATATAGATGAATCCACAGGAACTGTATCACAGATATATGGTGCCCTTATAATGGGAGATGGCATCATAAATGAAGGTATTTTTTGTACTATCAACCTTGAAGCAAAATCAGATTACGGACCCTGCCAGCTCAGGATCACAGACTTTGTGCTGGGAGACGAACAGGGAAAAGAGTTACCTGTAACAACCTTTGATTCAATAATCAGCATTACTGACTCATCAGGCACTTTTAAAGAGATAAATGATAACAATAAAGATGCTGATGAGAGCGAACTCAACATCATTCCGGCACAGGATGATGACATAGAATCATTGAATAGTGAACAAAATTCCATAAATTATGAAAATGAAGAAATGATGTTGGCAAGTACACCTGACCAAGCTGAAGATGATATTATCGAAGCAAAAGAACCAGGGTTTGATAATAGTAAGATATCAAACTGGATAACTCTTATTATGATAGCGATTGCGTTTTTGGGAATCGCTTACTTCCTTGACAGGAAAAAATAG
- a CDS encoding helix-turn-helix domain-containing protein — protein MASSIPEMLRAECKCEDMAKCILGLKELDINTYKTLLENGPMTAEKLGELLGRERSTAYRSLQNLISAGLVYRETKSISIGGYYYEYVAIEPTVVKGMIKKTIDQWYQKMNDLIENFDKELMA, from the coding sequence ATGGCAAGTTCTATCCCTGAAATGCTAAGAGCCGAATGTAAATGCGAGGACATGGCAAAATGTATACTCGGCCTAAAAGAACTTGACATAAATACGTACAAGACACTTCTTGAGAATGGGCCCATGACAGCAGAGAAACTCGGAGAGTTACTGGGTCGCGAGAGAAGTACAGCATATCGCTCATTACAAAATCTTATTTCTGCAGGCCTCGTGTACAGGGAAACAAAATCCATTTCCATCGGTGGATACTATTATGAGTACGTTGCTATTGAACCTACCGTGGTCAAAGGGATGATTAAAAAGACCATAGATCAATGGTATCAGAAAATGAATGATCTTATCGAGAATTTTGATAAGGAACTTATGGCTTAG